aaaaatcttaaaaatttcaacaatttctaGGTTATGGTaaccagcagcaacaacaatggcAATCAATGGAtcctcaacaacagcaacaatggATGCAATGGTGGCAGGTAAGTGTATAACTAAATTAACCCTTTCCAAAAACCAACTTAAACTacaatttcattgttttttttcagcAACAGGGCAGTGCCCAACAACAACAGGCTGTTGGCGGTGCTACAACAGATGCCAATCAACAATATTGGTCACAATATTCTTATAGTACTGCAAATGATgcttctaaaaaataattatgaagcATTCcatttctagttctttttttcttctaatgTTTAATCACATTATTATACATatagttatacatacatacacaaaaatcAAGTACAACCAAATCTTATTAACACACTCACTTCTTCTAACACAATAGAAAAGTACACCACAGAAAACCAAAAAGAAGGAGGAGGAAGTAACTTTAACAAACTTTCTtctcatttctttattttaaatctaattttatacttaaagttaatacaatttaacaaatgtgcgaaacacttaaagaaaacaatttacaaagttttattattttccctCCCTAAAACAAAAtcccaaaattatttaataaaaattgttttaaattataagttTTCTAAGTACATACtacataatttagtttttaattgtttaattaattaatacatataaaatttttctgttgGATTTtcaataatcttaaaaaaaacaaacttctacgtttgtttttttacttttgtttctttgtttttttctttaaatggttaattttttattgttttataatttttgggtactttttttatatatactggttattattgataattaaatgttttcttattttttttctcctcGTTAAAAAACAAGTAGCTAAACTTTGTTAACagcatttcttttaaattagttttttataaatatattttaaagttataaagcaaaacaaaaacagttGTATACAAGCTTAAAAGTAACTTGTTAAAAATCAAGAAaagaaatacagaaaaatataaattatttaaaaacaacaacaaattaaaaatgttttttaattcgtttttatatgataaagtttttttttaccataACTGACGTTACATTTTGCTGTGAAATCCaagtgtaaacaaaaaaaataccgTTACCAATAAGTACTTTTGTTTTACTCcctttttatacaatttctcACTAAGTGGCAACTTTATAACGTGGTACTCTATAATACAACCCTGTTTTATTatctacatttttttatatcaaaaaccaATCATAACAAagagaatagaaaaaaagaaagaaaataatttgttttgtaagaaaaatcgcataaaaataaagaaattttctagaaactaattaaattttaaccaatttctttgaaataaattaaatacaaagtcctgtataaataaaaattacataaattcaataataaaagtgaaaataaattgaattgtaataaaattcaagGGGTGTGAATAATTACGGAAGTTAAAACGAtaccaaaacaacaacaacagcaacagtgaCTATGGCCAATAACTATTTACAGCCTGTCAATGATCATTTTGGTTTTAGCAACACCAAACTGGATGATGTAGACGATGATATATTCCTGAACAACTCAAGATCTCGTACTCCACTTTCCGATCAAGGTGCAGTGGGAGGGATGGCGCCACGTAGTACTAATCCTTTTGAAGAAGAACCTGAAGATTACCAAAGACAGTTGCTAGAGGAAAAACGTCGTCAAATTGAGGCTCGTAGTTTGGAATCAACACAAAAGAGTTTGGGTTTACTGTATGAGACCGAAGAGGTGGGTAAAGCCACAGCTGTTGAGCTGGCCAAACAAAGAGAACAATTGGAACGAACTGCCAAACAATTGGATGACATTAATGCCTCGCTAAGATTTAGTCAGCGTCACTTGAATGGTCTGAAAAGTGTATTTGGTGGTTTGAAAAATTATCTCTCCGGCAATCGTGACCAAGCTCCTGCAGCTTCAACACCACGTTCACCCAGTGTTAGTCAAATATCTCAGCAAGTAGACAATAACAAACCCACAAATAGTATGAGTAATATCGGACAAACCCCTAAATCACCCACTGAGAAATATGACAATCATCCCATATCCCGTTTACGCGATGATTCATCCGCTCAACAGCAGcgccagcagcagcaacaacaaagacGCAATAATCCCTTTGAGGCTCAACTGGAAGCCAATCTAGAGGAAATGTGTGGTAATCTGTCACGTTTAAAGGGTTTAGCCACCGATTTGGGTACAGAAATTGAATCACAAAATGAACTACTCGACAATATGAATTATAAAATTGAAGATGTGGACATTAAGTTAAGCAAGCAGAATAAGGATATACACAAATTGTTGGGCAAGaagtaaaaatcttaaaaaaagaactatTGTTATACACATTGTTGGGCGAATGCTgaaattaagtaataaaatttatggatattttttgttatatgtttttgaaatattttttacttttttaattaaactacaaaaaaaaacattcctcTTACaactaatacatatttatatcacATAATAGGCGCAATAGTTTTAAGAGAATATGTCATTAATTAAAGCTTTCAtctttcttaaatatatttatattgaatttatatagaataaaatacgtacataattgaaataaatgaaacaCTTGTAAGGTTTTATTGAGTAatgttattaaatgtttaagatTATAGCGATGAACtgtgaaaacaatttaaattaatttttcaaatttgaatttttatttttaaagttaatttttaggCGTTCAAAAAGCGTTATATTTACGTATTTAtctatgtattaaatttttgtgtgaTCATCATTAGGTTATCTAAATTTTCCCCTCTTTTTCAAATAATGAAGTTACCAGATTGTCCTTGATATACCTGAAGTTGCCTGATTAAAAAGTGTGAATTGTTTAGTTGGTTGTTTGGTTAGTTAGCAAATCAGTTAGTttgtaagttatttagttagttactctgttcgttagttagttatttaattagtttagttagttagttagctagttagttagttaactatAAATAAGCCCTCTGGCAACTTCCTCAATTCATCTACTATTTTCTCCTCTTCTACTTCATGCTTTGATCTTTTTCTCTGCTCTTCTTTACTATTTCTCTCCTTcatcagaaaaaaaaacgacGACGTCAAACTCAAAGATAACcgcaatgaaaaataataacaacaacaaatacacttTGTTTTGTCTGTAATTTGTGTTGTTCTTGTTTtcgtttgttttatatttgtatattcatCCAAATACTAGTAGTGTCCGTGCACTTTGGACTTTCTCTTCGAACAAACAGCAATTAAGTGAAAAGAAAGACAGATTCTAGTTAAAGTACATTATTTTCCCTATTCATTCCGTATAAATCGTTAACAGTGCAAACAAAGTAAATCATGATTAACACCGGTAAATTAGCAGGCAGAACCTTATTTGTAACTGGTGCTTCTCGTGGTATTGGCAAAGCTATTGCCTTAAAGGCAGCCCGTGATGGTGCTAATATTGTAGTGGCTGCTAAAACCGCTGAACCACATCCCAAATTACCCGGTACGATTTATTCGGCAGCTGAGGAAATTGAAAAAGCTGGCGGTAAGGCTCATCCTTGTATTGTCGATGTTCGAGATGAAAATGCAGTACGTTCTGCTGTGCAGGAGGCTGTGGCGAAATTTGGTGGCATTGACATTTTGGTAAATAATGCTAGTGCCATTTCTTTGACGGGCACTTTACAAACTGAAATGAAAAGATTTGATTTAATGCATCAAATCAATACCCGTGGTACATTTTTGGTTTCGAAAGAGTGTTTGCCCTATTTAATGAAATCTAATCATGctcatattttaaatctttCTCCTCCTCTGAATTTGAATCCCAAATGGTTTGCTCCTCATGTGGCTTACACCATGGCCAAGTATGGCATGTCTATGTGTGTTTTGGGCATGAGTGAAGAATTCCGTGATAAGGGTATTGCCGTCAATGCCTTGTGGCCACGTACTGCTATACAAACTGCCGCCATTGAAATGTTAACCGGTCCGGATAGCTCTAAATGGTCACGCAAACCAGAAATTGTGTCCGATGCTGCCTATGCCATTTTAATCAAGGAGCCCAAAGAAGCCACTGGCAAATTCTTTATTGATGATGAGGTTTTACAAGCCAATGGTATTACTGATCTTAAGCAATATGCCTGTGATCCCAATATGTCGGATAAATTAATGATGGATTTCTTTTTGGAAGAACCCTCTTACACCTCATTGGATCAACCAACGGAAACACCAGCCTCCAGCTCTTCAGGCGCCGCGTCCGGTAATATACCACAACTTTTTAGCAAAATTGAGTCTTTGCTTTCGGCCGAAATTGTCAGCAAAACACAGGCTGTTTATCAGTTCAATATCACAGGCAATGAGAAGGGCACCTGGTTTTTGGATTTGAAAAATGGTGCTGGTTCTTGTGGTGAAGGAGCCCCCTCCTGTCAAGCTGATGCTGTGCTCACCATGAAAGATAAGAATTTCTCTGACATGTTTGCTGGCAAGTTGAAGGCTGCACCTGCTTTTATGACTGGAAAATTGAAAATCACGGGAGATTTGCAAAAAGCCATGAAATTGGAAAAACTTATGAAAGCTTTAAAATCGAAGTTATAAGAAGGTCCTTTATAAGGCactgaacatttttattatttttattattattgtttagaaAGTTGGTTTATattgaacaaaattattattataaatgcattgcatctttattattattattattataaaattgtatttttttaaacgactgccaataaaacgaaaaagaaaaatttgttaaacaaatttgaaaatttgctcGATATGTTCTAATTAGGATTTAATGGTTCTAGTTAAGGGAATATATTTCGGAACCTTGTTTTAACcttaactaaataactgacgtttttaatttatataaaattaatgttatttttttttaaatacatgtgGCATCACTGTTAGCAGCAGCACATTAGCAAAAGTTATCAATTTACTGTGAATGctatgtaaacaaaacaatgcaaattaaacaattttaacaatttaaaaaggattgttataaaaatgtttaaaacaacttacctttaattatttctttctataaataattaacaatattttaaatattttatttaaaactcataaatatatttgtttttattttaaatgtctaatacttataatttatttgtttatttttttgtatttattcattcattcatatatctttcttattttttaaaacaatacataattagtttatttgttttattaattatttatatatatttatatcttaaataataaacataattcaCTAGCTTAggcttatatttttctttttatttaaattttgtgtttaattaactaatactctttttttaaatttaacaacaaaatttaacacatcttattattttttcttaatttttttcttatttttctttcacataatttttttctctcaattctcttttattaatactagtttatatatatttttgtttttattttaaagattttttgatttttagttgattttattttttaatttataatttttttttgttaaaatattcttttataatttctttaaaacaaaataacacaaCGTATTGCTTAACggaaatttttatgtatatatattttttaagtatatttttattagtattcTTTATATTTGAGCTTTAACTTTAGATTaatactgttttttttattcagtttttctttatttaattttgtaagtacatatttgtgttaattttttaaaaaaaattctaaagtttttttttaattttatttttatactttttaactaaatttaaaatttggcacaaatacaATATTAGAAATTTCCATAGCCAaccagaaattattaaataaaagtttaagtttttgtattctagaatatagtatagtttatacgattatctagtctatttactagactatagttttatctTGCTTAAGTTTATAACTATATAGTAAATTATGGTTTAGTATATAGTACattctttattctagtctatgtgtagtctagccaatagtctgctctttagtttagtcttttgtatagtctataatctgctttatctaaagtctactctataatccatattatactctagtctagtgtataatttagtctatggtctaatccacagtctagtctatagaccggtctatatactactatctagtctatagtccagtttatggTCTACTCTAGAGTTTAGTCCAAAATGTAGTaattagtttagtctaaagtttagtctataatctggtctataatctgttctatatagtctagtgtatagcttattccatagtctattatattgtaatagactatagtctatggactagactttagtctattagCTTGCTGTTCTAAAGTTTAGCCTATATGtaattctatattctagtctataaattagtctatggtccagtctaagtttagtcaagaccatagtattttgtatagtctaatctatagtttagtctattttttttttaactttgaagtGTGTTGGCGGAGTTATTAAACTCACAAACTGCCAGGTTatcccacaaaaataaaaaagttatatcaTTGAATCatcataatcaaaaaaattccagagttttaatggtctccaccagtttatattcgagtttaaatggtctccaccaggtcaTACcatgagtattctatggtctccaccaataaaaaaacataacctcactctgaggtaaaacgaaagcacgcgtttaatgaagacaacgcataacttagaacagttatacgaagtagtgcattaaattagtgcggggtgagaagtaatcccgtcgaaagcccagcaacaagcacaagcctgaccgtccttaagaaataaaaacgatgacgcgggagttgttccccaactcagacctgaattacaactgatagtttagtctatagcaaaATTTTACAGATTAGAGTATAGTATTGACTACTTGCATTTAGTATATTTCATAGTTCTTACAATTGTCTAGCATACATAGTATACTATAGTATTagctagcctatagactagatagcAATCTGGTATATAATCCAGTCtacagttttgtctatagtctattctgtactctagtctgaagtctagtctatagtctaatgtatagtctagtctgtagggtagtctatagggtagtctatagtttttttttcaatagtctagtctctaatctagtctatagtttagtctatagtatagtctatagtatagtctatagtatagtctatagtctagtctatagtctaatgtatagtctagtctgtagggtagtctatagttttttcaatagtctagtctctaatctagtctatagtttagtctatagtatagtctagtatatagtctattctatggtctagtaatTATATAGTgtgttctatagtatagtatatagtttagtcttgtcCAGTCTATACTGTATATACTACACTACAGTCTAGCAATAGTCTGaccaatagtatagtctattctgtactatagtccagtatgtagtctagtctatagtttagtttatagtctagtcaataatgtagtctgtagtctagtttataatctgttctatagtctattctatagtacagtctatgaattagtctatagtctagtctggactatactctagtctattgattagtctttagtctagtctattgtttagcgtttagactagtctatagtatattctatagtctggtctatagattagtctatagtttagtttatagctttgtctatatattagtttatattctaatatatactctagtttattgatcagtttatagcatattctagtatatagtcaagttaatagtctagtatatagtctactctatggctaaggctagactatagtcaagtctgtagattattctatattatagtcttcATTGTAGTCTTTATTAGTCTATATATcagaaaatattctaatttatagtctagtttataggctgATTTATTGACTtgtttatattatagtctagtatatagtccagtcaaaagtctagtatattctatagaatagtctatagcttagttttTAGTAGATTCTGAAGTTAGAATATACTTAGTTCATATAGTCTATGGGCTAGCATATAATCTAGTCAAAAGCATACACTAGTATATattatagcctagtatatagaatagtctatagtctagtctacagtctagtgtatagtgtagtctatagtatagtctatagtgtagtctatggccTAGTTTATATATTAGTGTatggattagtttatagtctatagattagtatattgtttcgtctatagtttagtctatagcctggtgtaaagtctattctaaagtctagtctatagtatagtctatagtctggtctatagattagtctattgtttagtctataggcttgtctatagtctatgtctagtctatagtgtaatcacCATTCCAGTCtatatattagtttaaaatccaatctatagtctagtttattgactagtttattgtacagtctagtatatagtgcagtcaatagtctagtctatattctggattaGTTATTAGTCTAGGATTAACTCTCTTTAGTATAGCTTTTAGACTGgtttttatatagtttagtctatagtatattctagactatcatctagtctatggattagtatatagtttagtctattgtttagtctataggttagtttatagtctagtctaaagtctattctatagtatagtttgatAGACAGTTtgatctatagagtagactattgttcagtctattggctagtctatagtgtagtttccTTTCTAgtacatatatcagtttatagtccaatctatagtctagtttattgactagtttatagtatagtctagtatatagtcgagtCATTAGTCTTCTCAATATTCTCGTCCATGGACTAGTTattagtctagtcattagtcttTAGAATAAACTTTAGGCTGTTTTTTCCAtagtttactttatatttttaactaaagcctatactatagtctaaagtcttgcctatagtgtttatgtatgtagttttctatagtttagtctatagtctattcta
The window above is part of the Lucilia cuprina isolate Lc7/37 chromosome 6, ASM2204524v1, whole genome shotgun sequence genome. Proteins encoded here:
- the LOC111687337 gene encoding synaptosomal-associated protein 29, with the translated sequence MANNYLQPVNDHFGFSNTKLDDVDDDIFLNNSRSRTPLSDQGAVGGMAPRSTNPFEEEPEDYQRQLLEEKRRQIEARSLESTQKSLGLLYETEEVGKATAVELAKQREQLERTAKQLDDINASLRFSQRHLNGLKSVFGGLKNYLSGNRDQAPAASTPRSPSVSQISQQVDNNKPTNSMSNIGQTPKSPTEKYDNHPISRLRDDSSAQQQRQQQQQQRRNNPFEAQLEANLEEMCGNLSRLKGLATDLGTEIESQNELLDNMNYKIEDVDIKLSKQNKDIHKLLGKK
- the LOC111687334 gene encoding hydroxysteroid dehydrogenase-like protein 2, whose translation is MINTGKLAGRTLFVTGASRGIGKAIALKAARDGANIVVAAKTAEPHPKLPGTIYSAAEEIEKAGGKAHPCIVDVRDENAVRSAVQEAVAKFGGIDILVNNASAISLTGTLQTEMKRFDLMHQINTRGTFLVSKECLPYLMKSNHAHILNLSPPLNLNPKWFAPHVAYTMAKYGMSMCVLGMSEEFRDKGIAVNALWPRTAIQTAAIEMLTGPDSSKWSRKPEIVSDAAYAILIKEPKEATGKFFIDDEVLQANGITDLKQYACDPNMSDKLMMDFFLEEPSYTSLDQPTETPASSSSGAASGNIPQLFSKIESLLSAEIVSKTQAVYQFNITGNEKGTWFLDLKNGAGSCGEGAPSCQADAVLTMKDKNFSDMFAGKLKAAPAFMTGKLKITGDLQKAMKLEKLMKALKSKL